A genomic region of Desulfobacterales bacterium contains the following coding sequences:
- a CDS encoding SDR family oxidoreductase produces the protein MDLGLRGKAVLVTGGSRGIGRHIALAFAGEGADVAVCARSEEKLNQTGRELSALGGRTRTIVADLFQKADCQRAIDQTVQAFGRLDVLVNNASTNVSGSLLTAGDEALMERLMGKTLASMRCARAAIPHLQQAGGGRIICIGGLAARNPGKTSLPSGLGNAALANFAKHLSDEVAVDGILVNVVHPSFCKTDRFPARVAARARERGISPAEAETSFASMFPIGRIVEPADIAPLVLFLASPHAGAITGQSIAVDGGMSRSVSY, from the coding sequence ATGGATCTTGGATTGCGGGGTAAGGCCGTTTTGGTCACCGGCGGCAGCCGGGGCATCGGACGCCACATCGCGCTCGCTTTTGCCGGGGAGGGCGCCGACGTGGCCGTTTGTGCCCGCAGCGAAGAAAAACTTAACCAGACGGGCCGGGAGCTAAGCGCACTGGGCGGCCGCACCCGCACCATCGTTGCGGATCTCTTTCAGAAAGCAGACTGCCAGCGCGCAATCGACCAGACCGTCCAGGCCTTCGGCCGCTTGGACGTCCTGGTCAACAATGCCTCCACCAACGTGTCCGGCTCTCTGCTGACGGCGGGCGACGAAGCCCTGATGGAACGGCTGATGGGGAAAACCCTTGCTTCAATGCGCTGCGCCCGGGCGGCGATTCCCCACCTGCAACAGGCCGGCGGCGGCCGGATCATCTGCATCGGGGGCCTGGCCGCGCGCAATCCCGGCAAAACCAGCCTCCCCTCCGGTTTGGGCAATGCAGCCCTGGCAAACTTTGCCAAGCACCTCAGCGACGAGGTTGCCGTCGACGGGATCCTGGTCAATGTCGTGCACCCGTCTTTCTGCAAAACAGACCGGTTCCCCGCCCGCGTCGCTGCCCGGGCCCGGGAGCGTGGCATCAGCCCGGCCGAGGCGGAAACCTCCTTCGCTTCCATGTTTCCCATTGGCCGCATCGTCGAACCGGCCGATATCGCGCCGCTGGTGCTCTTTCTGGCCTCACCGCATGCCGGCGCCATCACCGGCCAGAGCATCGCCGTGGACGGCGGCATGAGCCGCTCCGTCAGCTATTGA
- a CDS encoding aldo/keto reductase, whose product MDEIIHVWSRRDFLKKAGTAGAVSMLLPSIAAGDNSLRSTSPPASPLPVRPFGKTGVDVSILALGGSFDTEQGQLLLRQALNLGVTYWETAEGYRNGRSEKGMGNYFKKYPGDRQKVFLSTKTASRRPAEMTIALEESLQRLNTSYVDLYLWHRIDSLESLYDRSVRDWVEKMKGEGKIRLFGFSTHQDIEASMLAAARLGGIDGIQMSYNFRTMHTDMMKKAVTACADAGIGLTAMKTVANESRDRFQGAPRMTEAEIEQLTQLTGQFLNKGFTDIQARLVAVWHNPHITSICSYMPSMTVLESNVSAALNANKLSRNDMNILKQYARATASGYCTGCAAVCTSAVGGAVPVHDVMRYLMYYHGYGEQDSARALFRELSPETRTRMIRADYSRAEQRCPQKMAIGSHMQEAARILA is encoded by the coding sequence ATGGACGAAATAATTCACGTGTGGTCACGCCGGGATTTTTTAAAAAAAGCCGGAACCGCCGGCGCCGTTTCCATGCTGCTGCCATCCATTGCAGCAGGCGATAATTCCTTAAGATCGACGTCGCCCCCCGCATCGCCGCTGCCGGTCCGGCCCTTTGGTAAAACCGGAGTGGATGTTTCAATACTCGCCCTGGGCGGCTCATTTGATACCGAGCAAGGTCAACTCCTGCTGCGGCAGGCCTTGAATTTAGGCGTCACTTACTGGGAAACGGCCGAGGGATACCGAAACGGCCGCTCGGAGAAGGGGATGGGTAATTATTTTAAGAAATATCCCGGGGACCGCCAAAAAGTCTTTCTGTCCACCAAGACGGCTTCGCGCCGCCCCGCCGAAATGACCATCGCCCTGGAAGAATCGCTGCAACGCCTGAACACTTCTTATGTCGACCTGTATCTCTGGCACCGGATCGACTCACTGGAATCCCTTTATGACAGATCCGTGCGGGACTGGGTTGAAAAGATGAAAGGCGAGGGAAAGATCCGGCTTTTCGGCTTCAGCACCCATCAGGATATTGAAGCATCGATGCTGGCAGCTGCAAGGCTTGGCGGCATCGATGGCATTCAAATGTCTTACAACTTCAGGACGATGCATACCGACATGATGAAAAAAGCCGTTACGGCTTGTGCCGATGCGGGGATCGGCTTGACGGCGATGAAAACCGTGGCCAACGAATCTCGAGATCGTTTCCAGGGAGCGCCCCGGATGACGGAAGCGGAAATTGAACAGCTGACGCAGCTGACCGGACAATTTCTGAATAAAGGTTTTACCGACATTCAGGCCCGCCTGGTAGCTGTCTGGCACAACCCGCACATCACCAGCATCTGTTCCTATATGCCCAGCATGACGGTACTGGAATCGAATGTCAGTGCAGCCTTAAATGCGAACAAGCTCTCCCGCAACGACATGAACATCCTGAAACAGTATGCCCGGGCCACAGCGTCCGGATACTGTACCGGCTGCGCCGCTGTCTGCACGTCCGCAGTTGGCGGCGCCGTGCCCGTCCATGACGTGATGCGCTATCTGATGTACTATCACGGCTACGGCGAACAGGACAGTGCCAGGGCGCTGTTCAGAGAGCTTTCGCCGGAAACCCGCACCCGAATGATCCGCGCCGATTATTCCCGGGCGGAACAACGCTGCCCCCAGAAGATGGCCATCGGCAGCCACATGCAGGAAGCTGCCAGGATACTTGCGTAA
- a CDS encoding class I SAM-dependent methyltransferase: MPDYRDQADMLANRVKKRHAHLRRRFARENIDVFRLYDWDIPEIRAAVDWYAGHLVISEYMRKQSTPEWLPLMGSAVAAALGVSSENIHLKERHVGCQEGNRYERFANTDRKIVVSERDLRFSVNLDDYVDTGLFSDHRNTRQLVRESAAGKDFLNLYCYTGSFTCYAASGGARATVSVDRSETAIRWAKENMELNRIPEAGNTLIQSHTYDFIEKAKRRNQSFDLAMVDPPSFSTSRNRKHAFDIATDHPTLLQSVVALMRTGATIFFSTNHQNFRPHFEKLKITDVKEITSMTVPEDYASKKKKIHRCWKITV, encoded by the coding sequence ATGCCGGATTACCGCGACCAGGCGGACATGCTCGCCAACAGGGTAAAAAAGCGCCATGCCCACCTGCGCAGGCGTTTTGCCAGGGAGAACATCGACGTGTTCCGGCTCTACGACTGGGATATTCCTGAAATCCGGGCGGCCGTCGACTGGTATGCCGGGCATTTGGTCATTTCGGAATACATGCGCAAGCAGTCGACTCCGGAGTGGCTGCCGCTGATGGGAAGCGCTGTTGCCGCAGCTTTGGGGGTTTCTTCGGAAAACATTCATCTGAAAGAAAGACACGTGGGCTGTCAGGAAGGCAATCGGTATGAACGGTTTGCCAACACCGATAGAAAGATCGTGGTCTCCGAAAGAGACCTGCGGTTCAGTGTCAATCTCGATGATTACGTCGATACCGGACTCTTTTCCGACCATCGCAATACCCGGCAGCTGGTGAGAGAATCGGCCGCGGGCAAGGATTTCCTGAACCTTTACTGCTACACCGGATCCTTCACCTGCTACGCCGCTTCCGGCGGCGCCCGCGCGACGGTCTCCGTTGACCGGTCCGAAACAGCCATCCGATGGGCGAAAGAAAACATGGAACTGAACCGTATCCCGGAAGCAGGGAACACCCTGATCCAGTCCCATACCTATGATTTCATTGAAAAAGCCAAGCGCAGAAATCAATCCTTTGATCTTGCGATGGTTGATCCGCCGTCCTTTTCAACCAGTCGAAACCGAAAGCACGCCTTTGACATCGCAACGGATCACCCGACACTACTCCAGTCCGTAGTGGCGCTGATGCGGACCGGCGCTACGATCTTTTTCTCCACAAATCACCAGAACTTTAGACCGCACTTTGAAAAGCTGAAAATAACCGATGTTAAGGAAATCACATCGATGACGGTACCTGAAGACTACGCCAGCAAGAAGAAAAAAATCCACCGCTGCTGGAAAATCACAGTTTGA